One genomic window of Acidobacteriota bacterium includes the following:
- a CDS encoding sulfatase: MKKATLKLIAALGAIAFIISLVFFLTRESSASYYLLDHLDRMKPELITPYQIDMGRERTFLLNGWGEEELWLGKKPFLWALSGEAHLSAHLFPVSNGELILSARPFEHPKGEKLKANILLNGKGLSEIELKEEWERYRILLPRNILRNRENRVDLFFSYAISPHDLDRKNDDTRRLSAAFDLISLPAYLTSAKIGKETRTALTAPSPYRVSFPIKVPSKGKLSFGIGILNREGKRRIVRFSVALRRGNREKTLFDRVVDTSSPEGGGWQDFTLDLSPYQGKEGELVFSATPLIKSLSLPDKKGAKENIIACFSDPVIYQEKKSRLPNIILISIDTLRADHLSCYGYPRETSKNIDKLAKEGVIFTEAIAPSPWTLPSHISILTSLYPSFHGVIKVDTALDPNVPILTEHLRRRGFACYAFVSHDFVSEKYGFARGFNRFFFSQEARAREVTDFAIKTIEGNNRFPFFLFLHYFDPHLDYTPPPPYDKLFDRDYKGKIDGTRDSIEKARREGLSKADLNHITALYDGEIAYTDSQLGRLFAKLEETRLIDDTLVIITSDHGEEFLEHGSFGHGETLYEEMLRVPLIIHFPKGKYAGRRVDVEVSTIDIAPTTLAFLNLSPLPGEQGENLLPYLKGKIPPSRFLMSGANKFGPKKHSIRGENHKYILTIYPPSGAKEEFYNLSSDPKEKKNLIGSKPPLFARMKKELLSFIKRAHRVVGRRMKRRIHLDEETKNRLRALGYIK, encoded by the coding sequence ATGAAGAAAGCTACCCTCAAACTTATCGCAGCCCTCGGGGCGATAGCCTTTATAATATCCCTCGTTTTCTTCCTCACAAGGGAAAGCTCTGCCAGCTATTACCTTCTCGATCATCTCGATAGGATGAAGCCGGAACTCATCACCCCCTACCAGATCGATATGGGGCGGGAACGGACATTTCTCCTGAACGGATGGGGGGAAGAGGAGTTATGGTTGGGAAAGAAACCTTTCCTTTGGGCGCTTTCCGGCGAAGCCCATCTCTCCGCCCATCTCTTTCCGGTGAGTAATGGGGAATTGATCCTCTCCGCTCGTCCCTTCGAACACCCTAAGGGTGAAAAGCTAAAGGCAAATATCCTTCTAAATGGGAAGGGGCTTTCCGAAATAGAGCTAAAGGAAGAATGGGAAAGATACCGAATACTGCTCCCGAGGAATATACTCAGAAATCGGGAGAACCGGGTTGATCTTTTCTTCTCCTATGCCATATCTCCACACGATCTTGACAGGAAAAACGACGATACGAGAAGGCTCTCCGCCGCCTTTGACCTGATCTCTCTCCCCGCTTACCTCACGAGCGCCAAAATAGGAAAAGAAACGAGAACCGCTTTAACCGCTCCCTCTCCCTATCGGGTGAGCTTTCCGATTAAGGTTCCTTCTAAGGGAAAGCTCTCTTTCGGGATAGGCATCTTGAACCGAGAGGGGAAAAGGAGGATAGTACGCTTTTCGGTGGCTTTGCGAAGGGGCAATAGGGAGAAAACCCTCTTCGATAGAGTAGTAGACACCTCGAGTCCTGAGGGAGGTGGATGGCAGGACTTCACCCTTGATCTTTCCCCTTATCAGGGGAAGGAGGGAGAACTCGTTTTCAGCGCAACCCCCCTCATCAAATCTCTTTCCCTTCCCGATAAAAAGGGAGCAAAAGAGAACATAATCGCCTGCTTTTCTGATCCAGTGATCTACCAGGAGAAAAAAAGCAGGCTTCCCAATATCATCCTCATCTCCATCGATACCCTGAGAGCGGATCATTTAAGCTGTTATGGCTATCCAAGGGAAACGAGCAAAAACATCGATAAACTGGCGAAGGAGGGGGTGATATTTACCGAGGCGATCGCTCCTTCCCCCTGGACCCTCCCCTCCCATATCTCGATCCTCACCTCGCTTTACCCCTCGTTCCATGGAGTGATTAAGGTGGATACCGCCCTTGATCCCAATGTCCCCATCCTCACCGAGCACTTGAGGCGTCGTGGCTTCGCCTGCTACGCCTTCGTGAGCCACGATTTCGTCTCGGAAAAATACGGATTTGCTCGCGGGTTCAACCGGTTCTTCTTCTCACAGGAGGCAAGGGCAAGAGAGGTAACCGACTTCGCCATCAAGACCATCGAGGGAAACAACCGCTTCCCCTTCTTCCTCTTCCTCCACTACTTCGACCCCCACCTGGATTATACCCCACCTCCACCGTACGATAAGCTCTTCGACCGGGATTACAAAGGGAAAATAGATGGGACAAGGGATAGCATAGAGAAAGCAAGAAGGGAAGGGCTTTCCAAAGCCGACCTAAACCACATCACCGCTCTCTACGATGGGGAGATCGCCTATACCGACAGCCAGCTTGGGCGTCTCTTCGCCAAACTCGAGGAAACCCGCCTTATCGACGATACTCTGGTCATCATCACCTCAGACCACGGAGAAGAATTCCTGGAACATGGAAGCTTTGGACACGGAGAGACCCTTTATGAGGAGATGCTCCGGGTACCCCTTATAATCCATTTCCCAAAGGGGAAATACGCCGGACGAAGGGTAGATGTGGAGGTCTCCACCATCGACATCGCCCCCACCACTCTCGCCTTTCTCAACCTCTCTCCTCTCCCTGGAGAGCAAGGGGAAAATCTTCTTCCCTACCTTAAAGGGAAGATACCTCCTTCGCGGTTCCTGATGAGTGGTGCCAATAAGTTCGGACCGAAGAAACATTCCATCCGGGGAGAGAACCACAAATACATCCTGACGATCTATCCTCCTTCAGGGGCGAAGGAAGAGTTTTACAATCTGAGCTCCGATCCAAAGGAGAAGAAAAACCTCATCGGATCCAAACCGCCACTTTTCGCCCGGATGAAAAAGGAACTACTCTCCTTTATCAAACGGGCTCATCGAGTAGTAGGAAGAAGGATGAAACGGCGAATCCATCTCGACGAGGAGACGAAAAACAGACTACGGGCGCTGGGGTATATAAAATGA
- a CDS encoding methyltransferase domain-containing protein — protein MTEEFEKRVEKLRNIIRGKKKGEKFAPPIYEGIKNLIEYQKAVDRMEGMIQFPKPSSGEAIRFLNEHYLIDAPVHYSSRRRVVGKLLVLFRRVLRPLLYGVFSPYFERQREFNAGLVRALNEIISELNNHLNRLNDRINEINTDFSSRVGSFFSELSQGLTSRMDLLYSRLEGNIITLENIVEELKEETKAFSQFTEKAGRDISDLKMGELSLRKKLEHLLSELKEALAAVGEERKRKLTKVAKEKEGLSDHYYFTFETRHRGSEEEIKRRQRIYLKYFHLGDKVLDLGCGRGEFLQLLKEEGIEGYGIDLNEEMLLRAREKDLKVVKAEAVSHLETLAPGGVSGIFASQLIEHLPPEQGKKLVELAWEKLPSGGRLILETVNPGSLFALSHFFTDPSHIRPIHPEALRFLYEAAGFSKVEVIFLSPVPEEGKLEPLTPPPSLGEPLISQFAKLNNNIKRLNDLIFGYQDYAVIGEK, from the coding sequence ATGACTGAGGAATTCGAGAAAAGGGTAGAGAAACTACGCAACATCATCCGGGGAAAGAAAAAGGGAGAAAAGTTCGCCCCACCGATCTACGAGGGGATAAAAAATCTCATCGAATATCAGAAAGCAGTGGACCGAATGGAGGGAATGATCCAGTTCCCCAAACCTTCCTCTGGTGAGGCAATCCGCTTTCTAAACGAGCATTACCTCATCGACGCTCCGGTCCACTATAGCTCCCGGCGCAGGGTGGTCGGCAAGCTCCTCGTGCTTTTCCGGCGAGTCCTTCGTCCCCTTCTTTATGGCGTTTTCTCCCCTTATTTCGAGAGACAGAGGGAATTTAACGCAGGGCTTGTCCGGGCATTAAACGAGATCATCTCGGAGTTAAACAACCATCTGAACCGACTGAACGACAGAATAAACGAGATAAACACCGATTTCTCCTCAAGGGTGGGCTCCTTCTTCTCCGAGCTTTCCCAGGGCTTAACCTCCCGAATGGATCTCCTCTACTCCCGCCTCGAGGGAAACATCATCACCCTGGAGAACATAGTAGAGGAGCTTAAAGAAGAAACAAAAGCCTTCTCCCAATTTACCGAAAAGGCGGGAAGGGATATCTCCGACCTCAAGATGGGGGAGCTCTCGCTCAGAAAGAAGCTGGAACATCTCCTCTCCGAGCTCAAGGAGGCATTAGCCGCGGTGGGAGAGGAAAGAAAGAGAAAGCTAACGAAAGTAGCCAAGGAAAAGGAGGGGCTTTCCGATCATTACTACTTCACCTTCGAGACGAGACACCGGGGTAGCGAGGAGGAAATAAAAAGAAGGCAGAGGATATATCTCAAATACTTTCACCTGGGCGATAAGGTGCTCGATCTCGGCTGTGGAAGGGGGGAATTTCTCCAGCTCTTGAAGGAAGAAGGAATTGAGGGCTATGGGATCGATCTGAATGAAGAAATGCTCCTTCGCGCTCGCGAAAAGGACCTTAAGGTGGTGAAGGCGGAAGCGGTCTCTCACTTAGAAACACTTGCTCCGGGGGGGGTAAGCGGTATCTTTGCCTCCCAGCTGATCGAACATCTTCCCCCTGAGCAAGGGAAAAAACTGGTTGAACTCGCCTGGGAGAAGCTACCTTCTGGGGGACGACTTATCCTGGAGACGGTGAATCCGGGGAGCCTTTTCGCCCTTTCTCACTTCTTCACCGACCCCTCCCATATCCGCCCCATTCATCCTGAGGCGCTTCGCTTTCTTTATGAGGCAGCGGGCTTTTCCAAGGTGGAGGTCATCTTCCTCTCTCCGGTTCCTGAAGAGGGAAAATTAGAACCCCTCACCCCACCTCCAAGCTTGGGGGAACCACTAATCAGCCAATTCGCCAAGCTCAACAACAACATCAAACGGCTGAATGACCTCATCTTCGGTTATCAGGATTACGCGGTGATAGGGGAAAAATGA